Proteins encoded by one window of Rariglobus hedericola:
- a CDS encoding C2 family cysteine protease, whose amino-acid sequence MKPHFLILLLLLTISGSVFAKTAPTFVESALAGFDAWDADHDGALTTAELDTAVASPSVKGEAAAAAAALARAARNKKQPIDAFTRDNIPRLASTLKITDSRDAEESPDPVRSTTSNLERYYDSALGKINARPRALFVGEPRLDRFRQGRLGTCFCLAPLTALAYSDPSAIPALFKSSPDGSRITVTFGQDNPVEIVALTDGEIALGTDTGGNGLWAATYEKAVGKLRLDSKPVASPATPYANATRGGSAGTMLSVLTGRSIRRFSCKPWLESATTPPVEAERKLGELRELLRSASREKRLMTAGTSSKTVKVPSLAANHAYAVLGYDEATDLVTVRDPHGQNFSPKGTPGLVNGYAVNEGIFRIPVPEIVRLMSGFAFALNTPEHIKGYPSADPAIAVPTS is encoded by the coding sequence ATGAAACCTCATTTTCTGATCCTGCTGCTGCTGCTGACGATATCGGGCTCCGTCTTCGCCAAGACCGCGCCGACGTTCGTCGAGTCTGCGCTCGCAGGCTTCGACGCGTGGGACGCCGACCATGACGGCGCGCTGACCACTGCCGAGTTGGACACTGCCGTCGCCTCGCCTTCCGTCAAAGGCGAAGCCGCCGCCGCAGCCGCCGCGCTGGCCCGGGCCGCGCGTAATAAAAAGCAACCCATCGACGCCTTCACCCGCGACAACATTCCACGGCTCGCGAGCACGTTGAAAATTACCGACTCCCGCGATGCCGAGGAATCTCCCGATCCGGTCCGCTCCACGACATCCAACCTGGAGCGTTACTACGATTCCGCCCTTGGAAAAATCAATGCACGGCCCCGCGCTCTTTTTGTGGGCGAACCCCGCCTCGATCGTTTTCGCCAGGGACGCCTCGGCACTTGCTTCTGCCTCGCGCCTCTCACCGCGCTCGCCTACTCCGACCCTTCCGCCATCCCCGCGCTTTTTAAATCCTCGCCGGACGGATCGCGCATCACGGTGACGTTCGGACAGGACAACCCGGTTGAGATCGTTGCTCTCACCGATGGCGAAATCGCTCTCGGCACCGACACCGGCGGCAACGGTCTCTGGGCCGCCACCTACGAAAAAGCCGTCGGCAAACTCCGCCTCGATTCCAAGCCCGTCGCGTCACCCGCCACTCCCTACGCCAACGCGACGCGTGGAGGTTCCGCCGGCACCATGCTCAGCGTGCTCACCGGCCGGTCCATCCGGCGCTTCTCCTGCAAACCATGGCTCGAGTCCGCCACCACCCCGCCCGTCGAAGCGGAACGCAAGCTCGGTGAACTCCGCGAACTCCTTCGCTCCGCCTCTCGTGAAAAGCGTCTCATGACCGCGGGCACTTCGTCGAAGACCGTCAAGGTTCCCTCGCTCGCCGCCAATCACGCCTACGCCGTTCTCGGTTACGACGAGGCCACCGATCTCGTCACGGTTCGCGATCCTCACGGGCAAAATTTTTCGCCCAAAGGCACGCCGGGCTTGGTCAACGGATACGCGGTTAATGAAGGTATTTTCAGAATTC
- a CDS encoding BPL-N domain-containing protein, with the protein MSPPSLLAQDDSPPSSKSAVIPPDVNGFKTIVAAPEKTRPLRVAIYDGTGSGDSGIQNVEERAHQIPGAKVTRLAPDEVSTADLGARFDVIVFSGGSGSKQGNSIGPVGREKVREFVRNGGGYVGVCAGAYLACTNFDWSLGIVNARTVSGKWRRGRGFLDLRMSDDGRTLFGPVENTFKIRYNNGPIIKPAGREDLPSYTTVATFLTEVAENDTPAGIQVGSPAQAISTFGKGRVFISSPHPENTPGLENMIPRALLWAAGSPAQ; encoded by the coding sequence ATGTCCCCACCCTCGCTGCTGGCTCAAGACGACAGTCCGCCTTCCAGCAAGTCAGCGGTGATTCCGCCCGACGTAAACGGTTTCAAAACCATCGTCGCCGCTCCGGAGAAAACCCGTCCACTCCGTGTCGCCATCTACGACGGCACCGGCTCAGGCGATTCCGGCATTCAGAACGTCGAGGAGCGGGCGCATCAGATTCCAGGAGCCAAGGTCACCCGGCTCGCTCCCGATGAGGTGAGCACCGCAGATCTGGGCGCGCGCTTTGATGTCATCGTTTTTTCAGGAGGCAGCGGCTCCAAGCAGGGTAATTCCATTGGCCCGGTCGGACGTGAAAAAGTCCGCGAATTCGTCCGCAACGGCGGCGGTTATGTCGGCGTCTGCGCCGGCGCCTACCTCGCCTGCACCAACTTCGACTGGAGCCTCGGCATCGTTAATGCCCGCACCGTATCCGGAAAATGGCGACGCGGGCGCGGATTCCTCGACCTGCGCATGTCCGACGATGGACGCACCTTGTTCGGCCCCGTTGAAAACACGTTCAAGATCCGCTACAACAACGGCCCCATCATCAAGCCCGCCGGTCGCGAGGACCTCCCCAGCTACACCACGGTGGCCACCTTCCTGACCGAGGTCGCCGAAAACGACACGCCCGCCGGCATCCAGGTCGGCAGCCCCGCCCAGGCCATCAGCACATTCGGCAAGGGTCGTGTCTTCATCTCCAGCCCCCACCCCGAAAACACCCCCGGCTTGGAAAACATGATCCCGCGCGCCCTGCTCTGGGCCGCCGGATCGCCCGCCCAATAA
- a CDS encoding alpha-amylase family glycosyl hydrolase, which yields MPSRAKKIARAWLESPTQGVIELTHDWRARHLPPLTLSGGVHFAALHRVPDYTFGCESTYFVNRKDVIWFFIRLDQHPELLATGERVYLAGDFNGWHDGISGDEWLLKPGTMDGSAALIWSGSSDRFNSFPHQRYKFVTDTGRWLPAVATAPNAVRDNQGNVNYSIDPERTGQHLFKFELSKPLNLSESWSVVWPASEEVQSVPLMPGDFFYQLGTDLPMGARVQGGETVFRLFAPRAKSVELCVCAQLADQDNPHRYPLKSTGESGDPDAGVWEVVLEQNLHGWLYWYHVDGPRDAFGLFDPTHRVLDPYALATVTQIGPAIVLDSAWMGQADRSFKTPAWQDLVIAEAHVRDLVARAPVALGAEERRGFSGLRKWVEHPDFYLHRLGVNCVELQPIQENDAKTPDEYHWGYMTNNFFAPHSGYSVDPEKASGVKEFQELVAAFHARGIAVVLDVVYNHVGEPAHLMFVDRLYYFEQDGTGQLSNWSGCGNDLRCGAAMTTRLIIDSCRHLIETYGIDGFRFDLADLVSAPVLKQVEMALKRVKPDVILIAEPWSFRGHIAGELRDTGWASWNDGYRNFVRDYVRGGGTREGFEYALKGSPWYYAKWPAQTVNYTESHDDKTWIDNITENSNGNGDTPTANDRRRTHLMAATLFMSVGIPMLSSGQDFIRSKQGIHNTYQMGEVNALDYRRIYRFPSTHTYFADWIAFRRSDAGRLVRHFSRASELFFQFYWAYDTAAAAVIYNADLSQGPTQLLFTINNTLNDVTIHLGENVPLSGWRQLADHERFFRGIHRDTLVQAVTSELFVPALGCGLWVRETM from the coding sequence ATGCCTTCCCGTGCCAAAAAAATCGCCCGCGCCTGGTTGGAATCACCGACGCAGGGTGTCATCGAACTCACCCATGACTGGCGCGCCCGCCACCTGCCTCCACTGACGTTGAGCGGCGGGGTTCATTTTGCCGCGTTGCATCGCGTGCCTGATTACACGTTTGGTTGCGAAAGCACCTACTTCGTTAATCGAAAGGACGTGATCTGGTTTTTCATTCGCCTGGACCAGCATCCGGAATTATTGGCGACCGGGGAACGGGTATATCTCGCGGGTGATTTTAACGGCTGGCACGACGGCATTTCAGGCGACGAATGGTTGCTGAAACCAGGCACGATGGATGGTAGTGCCGCGCTCATCTGGTCGGGAAGTTCGGACCGTTTTAATTCGTTCCCGCATCAACGTTATAAATTCGTGACGGACACGGGCCGGTGGCTTCCGGCCGTGGCTACCGCGCCCAATGCGGTGCGCGATAATCAGGGCAACGTGAACTACTCCATCGATCCGGAGCGCACGGGGCAGCACTTGTTCAAGTTTGAACTCTCCAAGCCGCTGAACCTTTCGGAGTCGTGGTCGGTGGTCTGGCCGGCGAGCGAGGAGGTCCAGTCGGTGCCGCTCATGCCGGGCGATTTTTTCTATCAGCTGGGGACGGATCTGCCGATGGGCGCGAGAGTGCAGGGGGGCGAAACGGTTTTCCGGTTGTTCGCGCCGCGGGCCAAATCAGTCGAATTGTGCGTGTGTGCGCAGCTGGCCGATCAGGACAACCCGCACCGCTATCCGTTGAAAAGCACGGGCGAGTCCGGTGATCCGGATGCCGGCGTGTGGGAAGTGGTGCTCGAGCAAAACCTGCACGGCTGGCTCTACTGGTATCATGTCGATGGTCCGCGTGACGCTTTCGGGTTGTTTGACCCGACGCATCGCGTGCTGGACCCTTACGCACTGGCAACGGTGACGCAGATCGGGCCGGCCATCGTGCTCGACTCCGCCTGGATGGGGCAGGCTGATCGTAGTTTTAAAACGCCCGCCTGGCAGGATCTGGTGATCGCCGAGGCGCATGTGCGCGATCTCGTGGCGCGGGCTCCGGTCGCGTTGGGCGCCGAGGAACGGCGCGGGTTCTCGGGGTTGCGCAAGTGGGTCGAGCATCCGGATTTTTATTTGCATCGTCTTGGTGTGAACTGCGTCGAGCTCCAGCCCATTCAGGAGAACGACGCAAAGACGCCCGATGAGTATCATTGGGGCTACATGACGAATAACTTCTTCGCGCCCCACAGCGGTTATTCGGTCGATCCGGAAAAGGCCAGTGGGGTAAAGGAATTCCAGGAGTTGGTGGCGGCGTTTCACGCGCGCGGCATCGCGGTGGTTCTGGATGTGGTTTACAACCATGTCGGTGAACCGGCGCACCTGATGTTTGTGGACCGGCTTTATTACTTCGAACAGGACGGCACGGGGCAGTTGTCCAACTGGAGCGGCTGCGGCAACGACCTGCGGTGCGGTGCTGCCATGACGACGCGGCTCATCATCGACAGCTGCCGCCATCTGATCGAAACGTATGGCATCGATGGATTTCGTTTCGACTTGGCGGATCTCGTGAGTGCGCCGGTGCTCAAGCAAGTCGAGATGGCGCTCAAGCGCGTGAAGCCGGATGTGATTCTCATCGCCGAGCCGTGGAGTTTTCGCGGACACATCGCGGGCGAACTGCGCGACACCGGCTGGGCGTCATGGAACGATGGATACCGGAATTTTGTGCGCGACTACGTGCGTGGCGGCGGCACCCGCGAAGGCTTTGAATATGCCTTGAAGGGATCGCCATGGTATTACGCCAAGTGGCCGGCGCAGACGGTCAATTACACCGAGTCGCACGACGACAAAACGTGGATCGACAACATTACCGAGAATTCCAACGGCAACGGCGACACGCCCACCGCCAATGATCGCCGTCGCACGCATTTGATGGCCGCCACGCTGTTCATGTCGGTCGGAATTCCGATGCTATCGTCGGGGCAGGATTTTATCCGCTCCAAGCAGGGCATCCATAATACCTACCAGATGGGCGAGGTGAACGCCCTCGATTACCGGCGGATTTACCGGTTTCCCTCCACGCACACGTATTTCGCCGACTGGATCGCGTTCCGCCGCTCGGATGCCGGGCGGCTCGTCCGCCATTTTTCACGGGCGAGTGAGTTGTTCTTCCAGTTTTATTGGGCCTACGACACGGCTGCAGCCGCGGTGATTTACAATGCGGATCTATCCCAAGGTCCAACCCAGCTGTTGTTTACGATTAATAACACGCTTAACGACGTGACGATCCACCTCGGCGAAAACGTGCCTCTGTCGGGCTGGCGGCAATTGGCGGATCACGAGCGTTTTTTCCGGGGAATCCATCGCGATACACTGGTGCAAGCGGTGACGTCGGAGCTCTTCGTGCCGGCCTTGGGCTGCGGTTTGTGGGTGCGTGAGACCATGTAG
- the gap gene encoding type I glyceraldehyde-3-phosphate dehydrogenase — MAVKVAINGFGRIGRLVFRALVEQGLLGTTLDVVAVGDIVPADNLAYLVKYDSTQGKFQGTVSSKKSSPDKAEDDVLVINGKEILVVSARTPAELPWKALGVDLVIESTGLFTEADKAKGHITAGAKKVIISAPAKGEDITVVMGVNDDKLDLAVHNIISNASCTTNCLAPLVHVLLKEGFGLEEGLMTTIHSYTATQKTVDGPSKKDWKGGRSAAINIIPSSTGAAKATALVLPETKGKLTGMSFRVPTPTVSVVDLTFRSTKETSLKEINAAIKNASETYLKGILGYTNDEVVSSDFIHDKQSSIYDAGSSIELNSKFFKLVSWYDNEWGYSNRVVDLTKVIASKL; from the coding sequence ATGGCAGTAAAAGTCGCAATCAACGGTTTTGGTCGTATCGGTCGTCTCGTGTTCCGCGCCCTTGTTGAACAAGGTCTGCTCGGCACCACCCTCGACGTCGTCGCTGTCGGTGACATCGTCCCGGCTGACAACCTCGCCTACCTCGTCAAATACGACTCTACCCAGGGCAAGTTCCAGGGCACCGTTTCGTCCAAGAAATCTTCCCCCGACAAGGCCGAAGACGACGTGCTCGTGATCAACGGCAAGGAGATCCTCGTGGTTTCCGCCCGCACCCCGGCCGAGCTTCCCTGGAAGGCTCTCGGCGTCGATCTCGTCATCGAGTCCACCGGTCTCTTCACCGAGGCTGACAAGGCCAAGGGCCACATCACCGCCGGCGCCAAGAAGGTCATCATCTCCGCTCCTGCGAAGGGCGAAGACATCACCGTCGTCATGGGCGTCAACGACGACAAGCTCGACCTCGCGGTCCACAACATCATCTCCAACGCCTCCTGCACCACGAACTGCCTCGCGCCGCTCGTTCACGTGCTCCTCAAGGAAGGCTTCGGCCTCGAGGAAGGTCTGATGACCACGATCCACTCCTACACCGCCACGCAGAAGACTGTGGACGGCCCGTCGAAGAAGGATTGGAAGGGTGGCCGTTCCGCCGCCATCAACATCATCCCCTCCAGCACCGGTGCCGCCAAGGCAACCGCGCTCGTTCTCCCCGAGACCAAGGGCAAGCTGACCGGTATGTCCTTCCGCGTTCCGACGCCCACCGTCTCGGTGGTCGATCTGACCTTCCGTTCCACCAAGGAAACCTCCCTCAAGGAAATCAACGCCGCCATCAAGAACGCGTCCGAGACCTACCTGAAGGGCATCCTCGGTTACACCAACGACGAGGTCGTCTCCTCCGACTTCATCCACGACAAGCAGTCCTCGATCTACGACGCCGGCTCCTCCATCGAGCTGAACTCGAAGTTCTTCAAGCTCGTGTCCTGGTATGACAACGAGTGGGGCTATTCCAACCGCGTCGTCGACCTCACCAAGGTCATCGCTTCCAAGCTCTAA
- the pgk gene encoding phosphoglycerate kinase yields the protein MAKFKTIRDLDLAGKRVFIRVDFNVPQDKKTGAITNNARIVAALPTIQYALDKGASVVLASHLGRPDGQVIEKFSLKPIAAELEKVLGKPVVFAADCVGPVAEAAAAALKPGEVLLLENLRFHIEEEGKVKNEDGTSTKADPAKVTEFRAGLSKLADVYVNDAFGTAHRAHSSMVGVTLPIKAAGFLMEAELKAFAKVLETPDRPLLAILGGAKIADKIPLIKNLIDKADKIIIGGGMAYTFHKVLRGTPIGASLYDPEGAKIVEELVAKAFARNVELIFPIDFICGDKFAPDANTQPADLATGIPDGWEGMDAGPKSIELYRNAILSSKTIIWNGPAGVFEFDKFAGATKAMADAIAEATANGATTIVGGGDTATAAKKFGVAKKVTHCSTGGGASLEYLEGKALPGVVFLEN from the coding sequence ATGGCCAAATTCAAAACCATCCGCGACCTCGACCTCGCCGGCAAACGCGTGTTCATTCGCGTCGATTTCAACGTCCCCCAGGACAAGAAGACCGGTGCCATCACCAACAACGCCCGCATCGTCGCCGCGCTGCCCACGATCCAATACGCCCTCGATAAAGGCGCGTCCGTCGTCCTCGCCAGCCACCTCGGCCGTCCGGATGGCCAGGTGATCGAGAAGTTCTCCCTCAAGCCCATCGCCGCCGAACTCGAAAAAGTTCTCGGCAAGCCCGTGGTCTTCGCCGCCGATTGCGTGGGTCCCGTCGCTGAAGCCGCTGCCGCCGCGCTCAAGCCCGGTGAGGTTCTCCTCCTTGAAAACCTCCGCTTCCACATCGAGGAAGAGGGCAAGGTCAAGAACGAGGACGGCACCTCCACCAAGGCCGATCCGGCCAAGGTCACCGAGTTCCGCGCCGGTCTCTCCAAGCTCGCCGATGTTTACGTCAACGACGCCTTCGGCACCGCCCACCGCGCCCACAGCTCCATGGTTGGCGTGACCCTGCCGATCAAAGCCGCCGGTTTCCTCATGGAGGCCGAGCTCAAGGCTTTCGCGAAGGTCCTCGAGACCCCCGATCGCCCGCTACTCGCCATCCTCGGCGGCGCCAAGATCGCGGACAAAATCCCGCTCATCAAAAACCTCATCGATAAAGCCGACAAAATCATCATCGGCGGCGGCATGGCCTACACCTTCCACAAGGTTCTCCGTGGCACGCCAATCGGCGCCAGCCTCTACGATCCCGAGGGTGCCAAGATTGTCGAAGAGCTCGTCGCCAAGGCTTTTGCCCGCAACGTCGAGCTGATCTTCCCGATCGACTTCATCTGCGGCGACAAATTCGCACCGGACGCCAACACCCAGCCCGCTGATCTCGCCACCGGTATCCCCGATGGTTGGGAAGGCATGGACGCCGGCCCGAAGTCCATCGAGCTCTACCGCAACGCCATCCTGTCCTCCAAGACGATCATCTGGAACGGACCTGCCGGCGTGTTCGAGTTCGACAAGTTCGCCGGTGCGACCAAGGCCATGGCCGATGCCATCGCCGAGGCGACCGCCAACGGCGCGACCACGATTGTCGGCGGCGGCGACACCGCCACGGCCGCCAAGAAATTCGGCGTCGCCAAGAAAGTCACCCACTGCTCCACCGGCGGCGGCGCTTCCCTCGA